The following is a genomic window from Haliaeetus albicilla chromosome 13, bHalAlb1.1, whole genome shotgun sequence.
CCACACGTCCCCATGATGCCCGTGTTCCCCACCCATGTCCCCATGCACCCATGTGCCTCTGTTCCTGGTCCCCACATGCTCATCACACCCGTGTAccccatccccgtgtccccatgtccctatGTTCCCTAACCCCACATGCCTGTGACGCCTAcatgtccccgtgtccccatgtccccacaggTCCATCACACCCGTGTCGcccgtccccatgtccccatgtccctgtgaTGCCcacatgtccccatgtccccatgcaCCTGTGCCAccccctgtgccccctccccgtgtcccccgtccccatgtcccccatccCCACGTGCCCATCACCCCTGTGTgccccatccccacgtccccatgtcccccagccccacatccctGGGACGCCCCCGCATCCCCACGTGCCCATGACGCCCCGTGTGTCccctccctgtgtccccacGTCCCCTGGCAGAGGTCTCGGAGGAGACGACGATGTCCTCGGCGGGGGTGAATCCCCTGGCAAAGCCCTACCACTACGTGGTGCGGGACACGGAGCAGAATGGGCTCTGCCTGCACAACGGGCACCTGGTGGCCACCAGACTGCAGGGTGCCAACGCCACCCAGGAAGGTGGGTGccctgggtggggagggggtggcacccccacccatgggtgctcccACCCAACCCATCCGCCCCATCTCCTCGTAGAACCCATCAGTGTGGTGCCCAACCAGTACCTGGAGCGCCGGCGCTGTCCCCTCATCGTGGGCATCCGTGGTGGCACCCAGGCCCTCTCCTGCGGCACCGGTCCTGAGCCCCAGCTGAAGCTGGAGGTGAGCACAGGGTGGGCATCATGATGGGGGGTggcccagggtggggggggcacccaggggtggaTCAACCCTAGGTGGGTCAACCCAAGGTAGGCAACCCAAGGTGGGGTCACCCTGGGGTGGTGGGGACCCAAAGGTGGGTCAACCCAAGGTAGATGACCCAAGGTGGGGTCACCCTGGGGTGGTGGGGACCCAAAGGTGGGTCAACCCAAGGTAGGCAACCCAAGGTGGGGGCACCCAGAGGTGGGGCACCCAAAGGTGGGTCAAGCCAAGGTAGATGACCCAAGGTGGGGTCACCCAGAGGTGGGTCAACCCAAGGtgggggcaccctggggtgggGCATCCTAAGGTGGATCAACTCAAGGTGGGCAACCTAAGGTGGTGGCACCCTAAGATGGTGTCATCCCCAGATGGTGTCACCCTGAGGTGGTGTCACCTGGAGGTGGGGGTTCCCCAGGGTGCTGTCGCCTCATGATGGCATCACCTGGAGGTGGGTGTTCCTTGAGATGGTGGCACCTGGAGATGGTGATGGCCACCCAGGTGGTGTCCCAGCAGTGACCCCACCTCCCATGACAGGAGGTGGGGCTGCTGGACCTGTTCTCGCGGGGGGCCGAGGCCACCCCCTACACCTTCTACAAGACCTTCGGTGGCTCCACGCACACCTTCGAGGCTGCAGCCTTCCCCGGGCGCTTCCTCAGCACCAcccaggggcagggggaggcacTGTCCCTGGCCCCCCCCCCTGCCGTCACCAGCTTCTACCTGCTCCGCAAATGACCGCGGCACCCGTGGGTGGGGgaggcacccatgggtgggggtgTCCTCCCCACCATCAGTcccccccagggtgggggaataaagcgatggcgtttgtctcAGCTTGTGGTGTGGGGtttggggccggggggggggcaggatcaggccccgtggggcaggatcGGACTCAGTAGGGCAGGATCAGGCCATGGGGGGGGCAGGATCGGGCTATGGGGGGAGCAGGATCGGGCCCCGAGGGGTAGGATCAGACTATGGGAGGGCAGGATTGGGCCATGGGGGGGCAGAATCGGGCCCCGTGGGGCGGGATCGGGCTATGGGGGGGGCAGGatcaggctggggggggcaggatcGAGCGTCGTGGGGCAGGATCGGGCCCCGTGGGGACAGGAGGAGGGGCCTGCCACGCCGAGGGGGCGTGGCCTCGCCGCGGGGCGTGACCGGGGGCGGGTTTGTGTGCTGCCTtgccccgcccccgccgggaggggaggggcggaGGAAGGGGGCGGGTCCAGCGGTGGACACGCCCCGCGCCGCGCGCCGGCAGTGCCGgtaaggggaggggaggggaggggaggggagcggggggggacGGCCCGGGGGTCCCCACGGCCCGGGGGGGGACACGCGGGGTGCCCTTGGGGTCCCCCCCAATATCTCTCAGTGCTCCCCAGGgccgaccccccccccggccctggaGGGTCCCCCGAGACTTGAGGGTCCCCCCAAAAACCCTTGGGACCCCACCAGCGGGGGTCCCCCCATAACTCTGGGGATCCCCCGTGGCCCCTGAGGGTCCCCCACGGCTCCTCTGGAACCCCCACAGGTCTCTAAGTGCGCCCCGTGGGGTCCCCCACACTCCGTTGGGGTCCCCCCCAACCTTTGGGGTCCCCACCCCTAGAGCCTCCCCATCACCCCTTGGGGTCCCCCATAGACCTTTGCCCCCCCCAGACCTCCCCTGGAAGCCTTTGGGGTCCCCACCCCTTGGGGTCCCCCCCGAGCCCCCTCATAACCCTTTGGgtacccccccaccccttggGGTCCTCCCTGCCCCGGTGCGGGGTGGGGGCATTTGGAGGGAGGGGGTGCAGGGTttgtggggggggtgtcccaccAGGGTGTCCACCCCACAGTGCACAGGCAGCACCCACTTCGGGGCGCACCCCCCCCGGCCTCagcagggacacccccccccccaaaatacaggCAGCACCCACTGCTGCGTGCAAGACCCCCCCCTTGATTtgggccccccccccagtgctgcagGAAGCCTCACCCTTGAGTGGTGTCGTCCCCCCCACTCGGGACAGGGGTGCTGGCGTGGGGAGGGGGACAAGGGTGGGTGAGCCGTGACCCCCCCCATGACGGTGGTGGCTTCTCTGATGGCTGCTATGGGGTTGCGCTCCGCAGCGGCCTACGCGGGACGGAGGCGTGGGGCACGGCGTGGGGCGCGGCGtggggtgcagccccccccccgagctGGGGGGGTCGTTCGGGtcctcttcccccccttcccatccCCCTTTCCTGCCCCGGCGGGGCCGGAAGCCGGCGGCGGTGGCGGTGACGCGGGTGACGTGGGGGCCGTGACGTGGGGGCCGTGGGGTGACgcgggggacggggacagggtGCGGGTGCTGGGGTGCGGGTGCTCGGCCCCCACCCCTGCCCGGAGGTGCCCACCCtggccccctccctcccctgccctccccaagttctccttcctcctcctcctcctccttcctccttccatccctccttcctcctctgatccctccctccttcctcctccgtcccttcctccttccctctccccgcctccctccctgcctcctccctccctccttccttcatccctccatcctccctccatccccgcttcctccacccttccctcccttccttcctccttcctccctctctccctccctccctccctccttcctccctccctcctttctccattcttccctccctcccttcctctttccttccttcctccttccttcatccctccctgctccctacctccttccttcccttcctccctccttcctccctccttccttcccttcctgcctccttcctccatccttcccttcttccttcccttccttcctccatcctccctccttcctccatccttccttccttcccttcctgcctccttcctccaaccttccctccttccttcccctccttcctccaaccttccttccctccttccttcattcccttcctccctccttcctccctccttccctccatccttcccttccttcttccctccttcctccctccttcctccatccttctctccttcctccccttccttcctccctcctgcccttccttcccccctttccttcctccctccttcctccctcctgcccttcctccctccctcccccggtgcagggacccccccacccacccccgtctcctcctgctccccccccacAGGCCCTGACCCACGGCCATGGGGCCGGGCAGCGGGACGCTGGGCAGGACAGGCAGCTGCCCGTACgcggcaggcaggcagccatAGCGGCGGGCACCGTGCCATGGAGCCGGCGGGCACcggcaccaccaccaccaccaccaccaccaccaccgccatcaccgccgctgccgccggggTCCTGGCGGCGCAGGACGCCATCGTCTTCTCGGGGACGGGTGCCGAAGGGGTgacccccgccgccgcggcacCCGCCGCGGCACCCGCCGGCACCGACGTCTTCTGGGCCAGCCTGGTGCGAGCCCAGCTCTGCgtccaggagctgcagggagccATCGAGGGGCGGCCGGACGGCGACGACCGCGACCGAACGTCCCGGGACGTCTGGCACCACGGCCacggggccgccgccgccaccgcggCGCCAAGCGTCTCATGCCGGTGTCGCAGTCTTGGCTCTACGGGGGAGAGCGTCTCCCACCAGCACGTGCCCACGGATGGGAGCGTCTCCCCCGAGTTCGTGCCCGCGGACGGGAGCAGCTCGCATGAGCGCCGAGGCCTCGGATCCACGTACGAGAACTTCTTCCGTGCGTCCACGGGTGGGAGCATCTCACAAGAGCACCGTGGCCACGGGCCCACGGATGGGAGCATCTCGCCCGAGTCCACGCCCCTGGATGAGAGCATCTTCCGCAAGCACCGAGGCCATGGATCCGCACACGAGAGCATCTTCCGTGTGCCCACGGATGGGACCGTCTCCCCCAAGTCCGTGCCCATGGGTGGGAGCGTCTTCCACGAGCACCAAGGCTGTGGAATCGCATATGAGAGCATCTCGCACGTGTCCATGGGTGGGAGCGTCTCAAACGAGCACTGTGTGCCTACAGATGGGAACATCTCGCCCAGGTCGA
Proteins encoded in this region:
- the LOC138688727 gene encoding interleukin-36 receptor antagonist protein-like, translated to MPHVSRPAFSRAEGPEGHLQQSQPLGHRLGVAAGLSMGTGDAAESVIDPDMVALFEDFLGKEVSEETTMSSAGVNPLAKPYHYVVRDTEQNGLCLHNGHLVATRLQGANATQEEPISVVPNQYLERRRCPLIVGIRGGTQALSCGTGPEPQLKLEEVGLLDLFSRGAEATPYTFYKTFGGSTHTFEAAAFPGRFLSTTQGQGEALSLAPPPAVTSFYLLRK